A region from the Aquimarina sp. ERC-38 genome encodes:
- a CDS encoding DUF481 domain-containing protein, producing the protein MNFKIVYILIACLLYSLKISAQLVNVESKRMQTDTIRFVLKSDILANYTENNNNYILQLNWNIATQVKSKDFNSIYFLISDYNLIRAQEKDFQNSLFLHSRFNQKIATSLWYELFIQYQNNTQLTIEQRSLLGTGLRYEFVKKDRTHMYIGNSYMYEVEKLNSIEEKFYNHRNSTYLSINQTLKRFDLSFTGTLYFQPLYRDFSNHRILGQFKSELPISKTISLSALYNYTFTNFSSDIPDDRSSVINFGISLNL; encoded by the coding sequence ATGAATTTTAAGATAGTTTACATACTTATCGCATGTTTGCTCTATAGCTTAAAGATAAGTGCACAGTTGGTAAATGTAGAGTCCAAAAGAATGCAAACGGATACCATTCGGTTTGTATTAAAAAGTGACATTTTGGCTAATTATACAGAGAATAATAATAACTATATCCTTCAATTGAACTGGAATATAGCCACACAGGTCAAATCTAAGGACTTCAACTCTATATACTTTTTGATATCTGATTACAATTTGATTCGGGCTCAAGAAAAAGATTTTCAGAATTCGCTGTTTTTACATTCCCGGTTTAACCAAAAAATAGCTACTTCTTTATGGTATGAACTTTTTATCCAGTATCAGAATAACACCCAACTTACCATAGAACAGCGAAGCCTTTTAGGCACCGGATTGCGTTACGAATTTGTAAAAAAAGACCGTACGCATATGTATATAGGCAATTCGTATATGTACGAAGTTGAAAAACTAAATTCTATTGAAGAAAAATTCTATAATCACCGTAATAGCACCTATCTCTCTATCAATCAAACCTTAAAACGTTTTGACCTAAGTTTTACCGGAACCTTATATTTTCAGCCTTTATACCGCGACTTTAGCAATCACCGTATTTTAGGTCAGTTTAAGTCCGAACTGCCTATTTCGAAGACGATCAGTCTGTCCGCTTTATACAACTATACGTTTACTAACTTTTCTTCAGATATCCCTGACGACCGTTCTTCGGTTATTAATTTTGGTATTTCGTTGAATCTTTAA
- a CDS encoding potassium channel family protein yields the protein MNYFLFFLGLLISLFVVYDMVYTILSPKGAGFIADYTSRKLWRMILISTGSNAKKKALTFAGPCIILLIVLLWVHLLWLGNTLIVYACPEAIFSSQKDQYVTGFFESTYFVGYVLSSMGNGDYTPGSDAWMWYTGFISFTGVIFISLGISFLLPIIEAVTLKQKVSLQIFMLGQNPKEILDAYKGNDCTYLISELKELEPAVIKLGQYHLAYPVIHYFHSTHTFESLPFNLVVLDEVVTMLLSNTDLLSAKDVFRLKKVRKAMTYYLSTLNNAFIRPGDDEPVRPNKGSLTEEVVADLDTDYYHQETNIYRRKILLAYLQNDGWTWKDMMFNQEEIELRVKQSS from the coding sequence ATGAACTACTTTTTATTTTTCTTAGGGTTACTAATATCTTTGTTTGTAGTGTACGACATGGTGTATACTATTCTATCACCAAAAGGTGCAGGATTTATTGCAGATTATACCTCTCGTAAACTTTGGCGTATGATCTTAATAAGTACCGGGAGCAATGCAAAGAAAAAAGCGCTTACCTTCGCTGGCCCTTGTATTATTTTACTTATCGTTTTGTTGTGGGTACACCTGCTTTGGTTAGGTAATACCTTGATTGTCTATGCGTGTCCGGAAGCTATATTTTCTTCTCAAAAAGATCAGTATGTCACCGGGTTTTTTGAAAGTACTTATTTTGTAGGCTATGTACTATCTTCTATGGGGAATGGAGATTATACTCCGGGGAGTGATGCATGGATGTGGTATACCGGATTTATATCTTTTACCGGGGTCATTTTTATAAGTCTGGGAATATCCTTTCTACTTCCGATTATTGAAGCAGTTACCTTAAAACAGAAGGTAAGCCTTCAAATCTTTATGCTGGGTCAAAATCCTAAGGAGATTCTTGACGCTTATAAAGGTAATGACTGCACCTATTTAATTTCCGAATTAAAAGAATTGGAACCCGCAGTTATAAAATTGGGTCAATATCATTTGGCATATCCGGTTATCCATTATTTTCATTCTACTCATACTTTTGAATCACTACCTTTTAACCTGGTAGTGCTTGATGAAGTAGTGACCATGTTGCTTTCTAATACGGATCTGTTATCTGCAAAAGATGTATTTCGTCTAAAAAAAGTGCGTAAAGCAATGACCTACTATCTTTCAACATTAAATAATGCTTTTATTCGTCCAGGAGATGACGAACCTGTAAGACCCAATAAAGGTAGCCTGACTGAAGAAGTGGTAGCTGACCTGGATACGGATTACTACCATCAGGAAACTAATATATACCGAAGAAAGATTCTACTAGCTTACCTGCAAAACGATGGTTGGACTTGGAAAGATATGATGTTTAATCAGGAAGAAATCGAATTAAGAGTAAAACAAAGTTCTTAA